From Homo sapiens chromosome 6, GRCh38.p14 Primary Assembly, the proteins below share one genomic window:
- the FAM120B gene encoding constitutive coactivator of peroxisome proliferator-activated receptor gamma isoform X7 yields the protein MGVRGLQGFVGSTCPHICTVVNFKELAEHHRSKYPGCTPTIVVDAMCCLRYWYTPESWICGGQWREYFSALRDFVKTFTAAGIKLIFFFDGMVEQDKRDEWVKRRLKNNREISRIFHYIKSHKEQPGRNMFFIPSGLAVFTRFALKTLGQETLCSLQEADYEVASYGLQHNCLGILGEDTDYLIYDTCPYFSISELCLESLDTVMLCREKLCESLGLCVADLPLLACLLGNDIIPEGMFESFRYKCLSSYTSVKENFDKKGNIILAVSDHISKVLYLYQGEKKLEEILPLGPNKALFYKGMASYLLPGQKSPWFFQKPKGVITLDKQVISTSSDAESREEVPMCSDAESRQEVPMCTGPESRREVPVYTDSEPRQEVPMCSDPEPRQEVPTCTGPESRREVPMCSDPEPRQEVPMCTGPEARQEVPMYTDSEPRQEVPMYTDSEPRQEVPMYTGSEPRQEVPMYTGPESRQEVPMYTGPESRQEVLIRTDPESRQEIMCTGHESKQEVPICTDPISKQEDSMCTHAEINQKLPVATDFEFKLEALMCTNPEIKQEDPTNVGPEVKQQVTMVSDTEILKVARTHHVQAESYLVYNIMSSGEIECSNTLEDELDQALPSQAFIYRPIRQRVYSLLLEDCQDVTSTCLAVKEWFVYPGNPLRHPDLVRPLQMTIPA from the exons ATGGGTGTGAGAGGTTTGCAAGGATTTGTGGGAAGTACCTGCCCACATATATGTACAGTAGTAAATTTCAAAGAACTGGCAGAGCACCACCGAAGCAAGTATCCTGGATGTACCCCTACCATTGTGGTTGATGCCATGTGTTGTCTCAGATATTGGTATACTCCAGAATCTTGGATCTGCGGTGGCCAGTGGCGAGAATACTTTTCTGCTTTGCGAGATTTTGTTAAAACTTTTACGGCAGCTGGGATCAAGTTGATATTCTTCTTTGATGGCATGGTGGAGCAGGATAAGAGAGATGAATGGGTGAAACGAAGGCTCAAGAACAACAGGGAGATATCCAGGATTTTTCATTACATCAAGTCACACAAGGAGCAGCCAGGCAGAAATATGTTCTTCATCCCCTCAGGGCTAGCTGTGTTTACACGATTTGCTCTAAAGACACTGGGCCAGGAAACTTTGTGTTCTTTGCAGGAAGCAGATTATGAGGTAGCTTCCTATGGCCTCCAGCATAACTGTCTTGGGATTCTGGGGGAAGACACTGATTACCTAATCTATGACACTTGTCCCTACTTTTCAATTAGCGAGCTCTGCCTAGAGAGCCTGGACACCGTCATGCTCTGCAGAGAGAAGCTCTGTGAGAGTCTGGGCCTCTGTGTGGCCGACCTTCCTCTTCTGGCCTGCCTCCTTGGCAACGACATAATCCCAGAGGGCATGTTTGAAAGCTTTAGGTACAAATGCTTATCGTCCTACACCTCTGTAAAAGAGAACTTTGACAAAAAAGGTAACATCATATTAGCTGTGTCAGACCATATATCGAAAGTTCTTTACTTGTATCAAGGTGAGAAAAAATTAGAAGAGATATTACCTCTGGGACCAAACAAAGCTCTTTTTTATAAAGGAATGGCATCATATCTTTTACCAGGACAAAAATCTCCATGGTTTTTCCAAAAACCCAAAGGTGTAATAACTTTGGACAAACAAGTAATATCCACGAGTTCAGACGCCGAATCCAGGGAAGAAGTTCCCATGTGTTCAGATGCTGAATCCAGGCAAGAAGTTCCCATGTGTACAGGCCCTGAATCCAGGCGAGAAGTTCCCGTGTATACAGATTCTGAACCCAGGCAAGAAGTTCCCATGTGTTCAGACCCTGAACCCAGGCAAGAAGTTCCCACGTGTACAGGCCCTGAATCCAGGCGAGAAGTTCCCATGTGTTCAGACCCTGAACCCAGGCAAGAAGTTCCCATGTGTACAGGCCCTGAAGCCAGGCAAGAAGTTCCCATGTATACAGACTCTGAACCCAGGCAAGAAGTTCCCATGTATACAGACTCTGAACCCAGGCAAGAAGTTCCCATGTATACAGGCTCTGAACCCAGGCAAGAAGTTCCCATGTATACAGGCCCTGAATCCAGGCAAGAAGTTCCCATGTATACAGGCCCTGAATCCAGGCAAGAAGTTTTAATACGGACAGACCCTGAATCTAGGCAAGAAATTATGTGTACAGGCCATGAATCCAAACAGGAAGTTCCCATATGTACAGATCCTATATCCAAGCAAGAAGACTCCATGTGTACACACGCTGAAATCAATCAAAAATTACCTGTAGCAACAGATTTTGAATTTAAGCTAGAAGCTCTCATGTGTACAAACCCTGAAATTAAACAAGAAGACCCCACAAATGTGGGGCCTGAAGTAAAGCAACAAGTAACCATGGTTTCAGACACTGAAATCTTAAAG GTTGCTAGAACACATCACGTCCAAGCAGAAAGCTACCTGGTGTACAACATCATGAGCAGTGGAGAGATTGAATGCAGCAACACCCTAGAAGATGAGCTTGACCAGGCCTTACCCAGCCAGGCCTTCATTTACCGTCCCATTCGACAGCGGGTCTACTCACTCTTACTGGAGGACTGTCAAG ATGTCACCAGCACCTGCCTAGCTGTCAAGGAGTGGTTTGTGTATCCTGGGAACCCACTGAGGCACCCGGACCTCGTCAGGCCGCTGCAGATGACCATTCCAG
- the FAM120B gene encoding constitutive coactivator of peroxisome proliferator-activated receptor gamma isoform X6, which produces MGVRGLQGFVGSTCPHICTVVNFKELAEHHRSKYPGCTPTIVVDAMCCLRYWYTPESWICGGQWREYFSALRDFVKTFTAAGIKLIFFFDGMVEQDKRDEWVKRRLKNNREISRIFHYIKSHKEQPGRNMFFIPSGLAVFTRFALKTLGQETLCSLQEADYEVASYGLQHNCLGILGEDTDYLIYDTCPYFSISELCLESLDTVMLCREKLCESLGLCVADLPLLACLLGNDIIPEGMFESFRYKCLSSYTSVKENFDKKGNIILAVSDHISKVLYLYQGEKKLEEILPLGPNKALFYKGMASYLLPGQKSPWFFQKPKGVITLDKQVISTSSDAESREEVPMCSDAESRQEVPMCTGPESRREVPVYTDSEPRQEVPMCSDPEPRQEVPTCTGPESRREVPMCSDPEPRQEVPMCTGPEARQEVPMYTDSEPRQEVPMYTDSEPRQEVPMYTGSEPRQEVPMYTGPESRQEVPMYTGPESRQEVLIRTDPESRQEIMCTGHESKQEVPICTDPISKQEDSMCTHAEINQKLPVATDFEFKLEALMCTNPEIKQEDPTNVGPEVKQQVTMVSDTEILKVARTHHVQAESYLVYNIMSSGEIECSNTLEDELDQALPSQAFIYRPIRQRVYSLLLEDCQDVTSTCLAVKEWFVYPGNPLRHPDLVRPLQMTIPGGHALPGGFACVYCAGLVPPRKIHLAACKSTEI; this is translated from the exons ATGGGTGTGAGAGGTTTGCAAGGATTTGTGGGAAGTACCTGCCCACATATATGTACAGTAGTAAATTTCAAAGAACTGGCAGAGCACCACCGAAGCAAGTATCCTGGATGTACCCCTACCATTGTGGTTGATGCCATGTGTTGTCTCAGATATTGGTATACTCCAGAATCTTGGATCTGCGGTGGCCAGTGGCGAGAATACTTTTCTGCTTTGCGAGATTTTGTTAAAACTTTTACGGCAGCTGGGATCAAGTTGATATTCTTCTTTGATGGCATGGTGGAGCAGGATAAGAGAGATGAATGGGTGAAACGAAGGCTCAAGAACAACAGGGAGATATCCAGGATTTTTCATTACATCAAGTCACACAAGGAGCAGCCAGGCAGAAATATGTTCTTCATCCCCTCAGGGCTAGCTGTGTTTACACGATTTGCTCTAAAGACACTGGGCCAGGAAACTTTGTGTTCTTTGCAGGAAGCAGATTATGAGGTAGCTTCCTATGGCCTCCAGCATAACTGTCTTGGGATTCTGGGGGAAGACACTGATTACCTAATCTATGACACTTGTCCCTACTTTTCAATTAGCGAGCTCTGCCTAGAGAGCCTGGACACCGTCATGCTCTGCAGAGAGAAGCTCTGTGAGAGTCTGGGCCTCTGTGTGGCCGACCTTCCTCTTCTGGCCTGCCTCCTTGGCAACGACATAATCCCAGAGGGCATGTTTGAAAGCTTTAGGTACAAATGCTTATCGTCCTACACCTCTGTAAAAGAGAACTTTGACAAAAAAGGTAACATCATATTAGCTGTGTCAGACCATATATCGAAAGTTCTTTACTTGTATCAAGGTGAGAAAAAATTAGAAGAGATATTACCTCTGGGACCAAACAAAGCTCTTTTTTATAAAGGAATGGCATCATATCTTTTACCAGGACAAAAATCTCCATGGTTTTTCCAAAAACCCAAAGGTGTAATAACTTTGGACAAACAAGTAATATCCACGAGTTCAGACGCCGAATCCAGGGAAGAAGTTCCCATGTGTTCAGATGCTGAATCCAGGCAAGAAGTTCCCATGTGTACAGGCCCTGAATCCAGGCGAGAAGTTCCCGTGTATACAGATTCTGAACCCAGGCAAGAAGTTCCCATGTGTTCAGACCCTGAACCCAGGCAAGAAGTTCCCACGTGTACAGGCCCTGAATCCAGGCGAGAAGTTCCCATGTGTTCAGACCCTGAACCCAGGCAAGAAGTTCCCATGTGTACAGGCCCTGAAGCCAGGCAAGAAGTTCCCATGTATACAGACTCTGAACCCAGGCAAGAAGTTCCCATGTATACAGACTCTGAACCCAGGCAAGAAGTTCCCATGTATACAGGCTCTGAACCCAGGCAAGAAGTTCCCATGTATACAGGCCCTGAATCCAGGCAAGAAGTTCCCATGTATACAGGCCCTGAATCCAGGCAAGAAGTTTTAATACGGACAGACCCTGAATCTAGGCAAGAAATTATGTGTACAGGCCATGAATCCAAACAGGAAGTTCCCATATGTACAGATCCTATATCCAAGCAAGAAGACTCCATGTGTACACACGCTGAAATCAATCAAAAATTACCTGTAGCAACAGATTTTGAATTTAAGCTAGAAGCTCTCATGTGTACAAACCCTGAAATTAAACAAGAAGACCCCACAAATGTGGGGCCTGAAGTAAAGCAACAAGTAACCATGGTTTCAGACACTGAAATCTTAAAG GTTGCTAGAACACATCACGTCCAAGCAGAAAGCTACCTGGTGTACAACATCATGAGCAGTGGAGAGATTGAATGCAGCAACACCCTAGAAGATGAGCTTGACCAGGCCTTACCCAGCCAGGCCTTCATTTACCGTCCCATTCGACAGCGGGTCTACTCACTCTTACTGGAGGACTGTCAAG ATGTCACCAGCACCTGCCTAGCTGTCAAGGAGTGGTTTGTGTATCCTGGGAACCCACTGAGGCACCCGGACCTCGTCAGGCCGCTGCAGATGACCATTCCAG
- the FAM120B gene encoding constitutive coactivator of peroxisome proliferator-activated receptor gamma isoform X8 has product MGVRGLQGFVGSTCPHICTVVNFKELAEHHRSKYPGCTPTIVVDAMCCLRYWYTPESWICGGQWREYFSALRDFVKTFTAAGIKLIFFFDGMVEQDKRDEWVKRRLKNNREISRIFHYIKSHKEQPGRNMFFIPSGLAVFTRFALKTLGQETLCSLQEADYEVASYGLQHNCLGILGEDTDYLIYDTCPYFSISELCLESLDTVMLCREKLCESLGLCVADLPLLACLLGNDIIPEGMFESFRYKCLSSYTSVKENFDKKGNIILAVSDHISKVLYLYQGEKKLEEILPLGPNKALFYKGMASYLLPGQKSPWFFQKPKGVITLDKQVISTSSDAESREEVPMCSDAESRQEVPMCTGPESRREVPVYTDSEPRQEVPMCSDPEPRQEVPTCTGPESRREVPMCSDPEPRQEVPMCTGPEARQEVPMYTDSEPRQEVPMYTDSEPRQEVPMYTGSEPRQEVPMYTGPESRQEVPMYTGPESRQEVLIRTDPESRQEIMCTGHESKQEVPICTDPISKQEDSMCTHAEINQKLPVATDFEFKLEALMCTNPEIKQEDPTNVGPEVKQQVTMVSDTEILKVARTHHVQAESYLVYNIMSSGEIECSNTLEDELDQALPSQAFIYRPIRQRVYSLLLEDCQDVTSTCLAVKEWFVYPGNPLRHPDLVRPLQMTIPGGHALPGGFACVYCAGLVPPRKIHLAACKSTA; this is encoded by the exons ATGGGTGTGAGAGGTTTGCAAGGATTTGTGGGAAGTACCTGCCCACATATATGTACAGTAGTAAATTTCAAAGAACTGGCAGAGCACCACCGAAGCAAGTATCCTGGATGTACCCCTACCATTGTGGTTGATGCCATGTGTTGTCTCAGATATTGGTATACTCCAGAATCTTGGATCTGCGGTGGCCAGTGGCGAGAATACTTTTCTGCTTTGCGAGATTTTGTTAAAACTTTTACGGCAGCTGGGATCAAGTTGATATTCTTCTTTGATGGCATGGTGGAGCAGGATAAGAGAGATGAATGGGTGAAACGAAGGCTCAAGAACAACAGGGAGATATCCAGGATTTTTCATTACATCAAGTCACACAAGGAGCAGCCAGGCAGAAATATGTTCTTCATCCCCTCAGGGCTAGCTGTGTTTACACGATTTGCTCTAAAGACACTGGGCCAGGAAACTTTGTGTTCTTTGCAGGAAGCAGATTATGAGGTAGCTTCCTATGGCCTCCAGCATAACTGTCTTGGGATTCTGGGGGAAGACACTGATTACCTAATCTATGACACTTGTCCCTACTTTTCAATTAGCGAGCTCTGCCTAGAGAGCCTGGACACCGTCATGCTCTGCAGAGAGAAGCTCTGTGAGAGTCTGGGCCTCTGTGTGGCCGACCTTCCTCTTCTGGCCTGCCTCCTTGGCAACGACATAATCCCAGAGGGCATGTTTGAAAGCTTTAGGTACAAATGCTTATCGTCCTACACCTCTGTAAAAGAGAACTTTGACAAAAAAGGTAACATCATATTAGCTGTGTCAGACCATATATCGAAAGTTCTTTACTTGTATCAAGGTGAGAAAAAATTAGAAGAGATATTACCTCTGGGACCAAACAAAGCTCTTTTTTATAAAGGAATGGCATCATATCTTTTACCAGGACAAAAATCTCCATGGTTTTTCCAAAAACCCAAAGGTGTAATAACTTTGGACAAACAAGTAATATCCACGAGTTCAGACGCCGAATCCAGGGAAGAAGTTCCCATGTGTTCAGATGCTGAATCCAGGCAAGAAGTTCCCATGTGTACAGGCCCTGAATCCAGGCGAGAAGTTCCCGTGTATACAGATTCTGAACCCAGGCAAGAAGTTCCCATGTGTTCAGACCCTGAACCCAGGCAAGAAGTTCCCACGTGTACAGGCCCTGAATCCAGGCGAGAAGTTCCCATGTGTTCAGACCCTGAACCCAGGCAAGAAGTTCCCATGTGTACAGGCCCTGAAGCCAGGCAAGAAGTTCCCATGTATACAGACTCTGAACCCAGGCAAGAAGTTCCCATGTATACAGACTCTGAACCCAGGCAAGAAGTTCCCATGTATACAGGCTCTGAACCCAGGCAAGAAGTTCCCATGTATACAGGCCCTGAATCCAGGCAAGAAGTTCCCATGTATACAGGCCCTGAATCCAGGCAAGAAGTTTTAATACGGACAGACCCTGAATCTAGGCAAGAAATTATGTGTACAGGCCATGAATCCAAACAGGAAGTTCCCATATGTACAGATCCTATATCCAAGCAAGAAGACTCCATGTGTACACACGCTGAAATCAATCAAAAATTACCTGTAGCAACAGATTTTGAATTTAAGCTAGAAGCTCTCATGTGTACAAACCCTGAAATTAAACAAGAAGACCCCACAAATGTGGGGCCTGAAGTAAAGCAACAAGTAACCATGGTTTCAGACACTGAAATCTTAAAG GTTGCTAGAACACATCACGTCCAAGCAGAAAGCTACCTGGTGTACAACATCATGAGCAGTGGAGAGATTGAATGCAGCAACACCCTAGAAGATGAGCTTGACCAGGCCTTACCCAGCCAGGCCTTCATTTACCGTCCCATTCGACAGCGGGTCTACTCACTCTTACTGGAGGACTGTCAAG ATGTCACCAGCACCTGCCTAGCTGTCAAGGAGTGGTTTGTGTATCCTGGGAACCCACTGAGGCACCCGGACCTCGTCAGGCCGCTGCAGATGACCATTCCAG
- the FAM120B gene encoding constitutive coactivator of peroxisome proliferator-activated receptor gamma isoform X4 codes for MGVRGLQGFVGSTCPHICTVVNFKELAEHHRSKYPGCTPTIVVDAMCCLRYWYTPESWICGGQWREYFSALRDFVKTFTAAGIKLIFFFDGMVEQDKRDEWVKRRLKNNREISRIFHYIKSHKEQPGRNMFFIPSGLAVFTRFALKTLGQETLCSLQEADYEVASYGLQHNCLGILGEDTDYLIYDTCPYFSISELCLESLDTVMLCREKLCESLGLCVADLPLLACLLGNDIIPEGMFESFRYKCLSSYTSVKENFDKKGNIILAVSDHISKVLYLYQGEKKLEEILPLGPNKALFYKGMASYLLPGQKSPWFFQKPKGVITLDKQVISTSSDAESREEVPMCSDAESRQEVPMCTGPESRREVPVYTDSEPRQEVPMCSDPEPRQEVPTCTGPESRREVPMCSDPEPRQEVPMCTGPEARQEVPMYTDSEPRQEVPMYTDSEPRQEVPMYTGSEPRQEVPMYTGPESRQEVPMYTGPESRQEVLIRTDPESRQEIMCTGHESKQEVPICTDPISKQEDSMCTHAEINQKLPVATDFEFKLEALMCTNPEIKQEDPTNVGPEVKQQVTMVSDTEILKVARTHHVQAESYLVYNIMSSGEIECSNTLEDELDQALPSQAFIYRPIRQRVYSLLLEDCQDVTSTCLAVKEWFVYPGNPLRHPDLVRPLQMTIPGGHALPGGFACVYCAGLVPPRKIHLAACKSTEAVIEFRSFKNCV; via the exons ATGGGTGTGAGAGGTTTGCAAGGATTTGTGGGAAGTACCTGCCCACATATATGTACAGTAGTAAATTTCAAAGAACTGGCAGAGCACCACCGAAGCAAGTATCCTGGATGTACCCCTACCATTGTGGTTGATGCCATGTGTTGTCTCAGATATTGGTATACTCCAGAATCTTGGATCTGCGGTGGCCAGTGGCGAGAATACTTTTCTGCTTTGCGAGATTTTGTTAAAACTTTTACGGCAGCTGGGATCAAGTTGATATTCTTCTTTGATGGCATGGTGGAGCAGGATAAGAGAGATGAATGGGTGAAACGAAGGCTCAAGAACAACAGGGAGATATCCAGGATTTTTCATTACATCAAGTCACACAAGGAGCAGCCAGGCAGAAATATGTTCTTCATCCCCTCAGGGCTAGCTGTGTTTACACGATTTGCTCTAAAGACACTGGGCCAGGAAACTTTGTGTTCTTTGCAGGAAGCAGATTATGAGGTAGCTTCCTATGGCCTCCAGCATAACTGTCTTGGGATTCTGGGGGAAGACACTGATTACCTAATCTATGACACTTGTCCCTACTTTTCAATTAGCGAGCTCTGCCTAGAGAGCCTGGACACCGTCATGCTCTGCAGAGAGAAGCTCTGTGAGAGTCTGGGCCTCTGTGTGGCCGACCTTCCTCTTCTGGCCTGCCTCCTTGGCAACGACATAATCCCAGAGGGCATGTTTGAAAGCTTTAGGTACAAATGCTTATCGTCCTACACCTCTGTAAAAGAGAACTTTGACAAAAAAGGTAACATCATATTAGCTGTGTCAGACCATATATCGAAAGTTCTTTACTTGTATCAAGGTGAGAAAAAATTAGAAGAGATATTACCTCTGGGACCAAACAAAGCTCTTTTTTATAAAGGAATGGCATCATATCTTTTACCAGGACAAAAATCTCCATGGTTTTTCCAAAAACCCAAAGGTGTAATAACTTTGGACAAACAAGTAATATCCACGAGTTCAGACGCCGAATCCAGGGAAGAAGTTCCCATGTGTTCAGATGCTGAATCCAGGCAAGAAGTTCCCATGTGTACAGGCCCTGAATCCAGGCGAGAAGTTCCCGTGTATACAGATTCTGAACCCAGGCAAGAAGTTCCCATGTGTTCAGACCCTGAACCCAGGCAAGAAGTTCCCACGTGTACAGGCCCTGAATCCAGGCGAGAAGTTCCCATGTGTTCAGACCCTGAACCCAGGCAAGAAGTTCCCATGTGTACAGGCCCTGAAGCCAGGCAAGAAGTTCCCATGTATACAGACTCTGAACCCAGGCAAGAAGTTCCCATGTATACAGACTCTGAACCCAGGCAAGAAGTTCCCATGTATACAGGCTCTGAACCCAGGCAAGAAGTTCCCATGTATACAGGCCCTGAATCCAGGCAAGAAGTTCCCATGTATACAGGCCCTGAATCCAGGCAAGAAGTTTTAATACGGACAGACCCTGAATCTAGGCAAGAAATTATGTGTACAGGCCATGAATCCAAACAGGAAGTTCCCATATGTACAGATCCTATATCCAAGCAAGAAGACTCCATGTGTACACACGCTGAAATCAATCAAAAATTACCTGTAGCAACAGATTTTGAATTTAAGCTAGAAGCTCTCATGTGTACAAACCCTGAAATTAAACAAGAAGACCCCACAAATGTGGGGCCTGAAGTAAAGCAACAAGTAACCATGGTTTCAGACACTGAAATCTTAAAG GTTGCTAGAACACATCACGTCCAAGCAGAAAGCTACCTGGTGTACAACATCATGAGCAGTGGAGAGATTGAATGCAGCAACACCCTAGAAGATGAGCTTGACCAGGCCTTACCCAGCCAGGCCTTCATTTACCGTCCCATTCGACAGCGGGTCTACTCACTCTTACTGGAGGACTGTCAAG ATGTCACCAGCACCTGCCTAGCTGTCAAGGAGTGGTTTGTGTATCCTGGGAACCCACTGAGGCACCCGGACCTCGTCAGGCCGCTGCAGATGACCATTCCAG
- the FAM120B gene encoding constitutive coactivator of peroxisome proliferator-activated receptor gamma isoform X5, with translation MGVRGLQGFVGSTCPHICTVVNFKELAEHHRSKYPGCTPTIVVDAMCCLRYWYTPESWICGGQWREYFSALRDFVKTFTAAGIKLIFFFDGMVEQDKRDEWVKRRLKNNREISRIFHYIKSHKEQPGRNMFFIPSGLAVFTRFALKTLGQETLCSLQEADYEVASYGLQHNCLGILGEDTDYLIYDTCPYFSISELCLESLDTVMLCREKLCESLGLCVADLPLLACLLGNDIIPEGMFESFRYKCLSSYTSVKENFDKKGNIILAVSDHISKVLYLYQGEKKLEEILPLGPNKALFYKGMASYLLPGQKSPWFFQKPKGVITLDKQVISTSSDAESREEVPMCSDAESRQEVPMCTGPESRREVPVYTDSEPRQEVPMCSDPEPRQEVPTCTGPESRREVPMCSDPEPRQEVPMCTGPEARQEVPMYTDSEPRQEVPMYTDSEPRQEVPMYTGSEPRQEVPMYTGPESRQEVPMYTGPESRQEVLIRTDPESRQEIMCTGHESKQEVPICTDPISKQEDSMCTHAEINQKLPVATDFEFKLEALMCTNPEIKQEDPTNVGPEVKQQVTMVSDTEILKVARTHHVQAESYLVYNIMSSGEIECSNTLEDELDQALPSQAFIYRPIRQRVYSLLLEDCQDVTSTCLAVKEWFVYPGNPLRHPDLVRPLQMTIPGGHALPGGFACVYCAGLVPPRKIHLAACKSTVEI, from the exons ATGGGTGTGAGAGGTTTGCAAGGATTTGTGGGAAGTACCTGCCCACATATATGTACAGTAGTAAATTTCAAAGAACTGGCAGAGCACCACCGAAGCAAGTATCCTGGATGTACCCCTACCATTGTGGTTGATGCCATGTGTTGTCTCAGATATTGGTATACTCCAGAATCTTGGATCTGCGGTGGCCAGTGGCGAGAATACTTTTCTGCTTTGCGAGATTTTGTTAAAACTTTTACGGCAGCTGGGATCAAGTTGATATTCTTCTTTGATGGCATGGTGGAGCAGGATAAGAGAGATGAATGGGTGAAACGAAGGCTCAAGAACAACAGGGAGATATCCAGGATTTTTCATTACATCAAGTCACACAAGGAGCAGCCAGGCAGAAATATGTTCTTCATCCCCTCAGGGCTAGCTGTGTTTACACGATTTGCTCTAAAGACACTGGGCCAGGAAACTTTGTGTTCTTTGCAGGAAGCAGATTATGAGGTAGCTTCCTATGGCCTCCAGCATAACTGTCTTGGGATTCTGGGGGAAGACACTGATTACCTAATCTATGACACTTGTCCCTACTTTTCAATTAGCGAGCTCTGCCTAGAGAGCCTGGACACCGTCATGCTCTGCAGAGAGAAGCTCTGTGAGAGTCTGGGCCTCTGTGTGGCCGACCTTCCTCTTCTGGCCTGCCTCCTTGGCAACGACATAATCCCAGAGGGCATGTTTGAAAGCTTTAGGTACAAATGCTTATCGTCCTACACCTCTGTAAAAGAGAACTTTGACAAAAAAGGTAACATCATATTAGCTGTGTCAGACCATATATCGAAAGTTCTTTACTTGTATCAAGGTGAGAAAAAATTAGAAGAGATATTACCTCTGGGACCAAACAAAGCTCTTTTTTATAAAGGAATGGCATCATATCTTTTACCAGGACAAAAATCTCCATGGTTTTTCCAAAAACCCAAAGGTGTAATAACTTTGGACAAACAAGTAATATCCACGAGTTCAGACGCCGAATCCAGGGAAGAAGTTCCCATGTGTTCAGATGCTGAATCCAGGCAAGAAGTTCCCATGTGTACAGGCCCTGAATCCAGGCGAGAAGTTCCCGTGTATACAGATTCTGAACCCAGGCAAGAAGTTCCCATGTGTTCAGACCCTGAACCCAGGCAAGAAGTTCCCACGTGTACAGGCCCTGAATCCAGGCGAGAAGTTCCCATGTGTTCAGACCCTGAACCCAGGCAAGAAGTTCCCATGTGTACAGGCCCTGAAGCCAGGCAAGAAGTTCCCATGTATACAGACTCTGAACCCAGGCAAGAAGTTCCCATGTATACAGACTCTGAACCCAGGCAAGAAGTTCCCATGTATACAGGCTCTGAACCCAGGCAAGAAGTTCCCATGTATACAGGCCCTGAATCCAGGCAAGAAGTTCCCATGTATACAGGCCCTGAATCCAGGCAAGAAGTTTTAATACGGACAGACCCTGAATCTAGGCAAGAAATTATGTGTACAGGCCATGAATCCAAACAGGAAGTTCCCATATGTACAGATCCTATATCCAAGCAAGAAGACTCCATGTGTACACACGCTGAAATCAATCAAAAATTACCTGTAGCAACAGATTTTGAATTTAAGCTAGAAGCTCTCATGTGTACAAACCCTGAAATTAAACAAGAAGACCCCACAAATGTGGGGCCTGAAGTAAAGCAACAAGTAACCATGGTTTCAGACACTGAAATCTTAAAG GTTGCTAGAACACATCACGTCCAAGCAGAAAGCTACCTGGTGTACAACATCATGAGCAGTGGAGAGATTGAATGCAGCAACACCCTAGAAGATGAGCTTGACCAGGCCTTACCCAGCCAGGCCTTCATTTACCGTCCCATTCGACAGCGGGTCTACTCACTCTTACTGGAGGACTGTCAAG ATGTCACCAGCACCTGCCTAGCTGTCAAGGAGTGGTTTGTGTATCCTGGGAACCCACTGAGGCACCCGGACCTCGTCAGGCCGCTGCAGATGACCATTCCAG